One window from the genome of Leptospira broomii serovar Hurstbridge str. 5399 encodes:
- a CDS encoding HNH endonuclease, giving the protein MKSNPGNSKYKFVAKDFYKLLELQNWKCYLTGRNLEPENTNAEHIIPLRKGGEHKFINICFVVEPLAKLKRFYTEEEIINLAADIIKFKGLKHGLIISQKKKK; this is encoded by the coding sequence ATGAAATCTAACCCCGGAAACAGTAAATATAAATTTGTCGCCAAAGACTTCTATAAGCTATTGGAACTTCAGAACTGGAAATGCTATCTGACCGGTCGGAATCTCGAGCCGGAAAATACGAATGCTGAACATATCATTCCCCTGAGAAAAGGAGGGGAACATAAATTTATCAATATTTGCTTCGTTGTCGAGCCTCTTGCAAAACTCAAACGCTTCTACACTGAAGAAGAAATTATCAATTTAGCTGCAGACATTATTAAATTCAAAGGACTTAAGCATGGGCTTATTATCTCTCAGAAAAAAAAGAAGTAG
- a CDS encoding transposase: MQISNIINPASTLQKNRLFNESPTISLNWSEISISLRSNPNCRPFFREIQPKETKKNLCKSLSLNSPNSNYTNSKQSLPSITHIRRNNSGINIPYFTATTKKILNDFYPKHCPTPECKGRILDKEISTRPDLIRCPQCRHLTSRLSYTPLHHFKLPIWMFGYVLYESLLQYPKVLTATEISKRLKIGYKAASLLKRRFQLFSSQQLPKYKNLTYEALKNEFQDFLLPPNENTDISNKMANRPYTCVDTAVLYSAGERANQGRKRYSHRGQTSSIYLSEKLGGRQVGTLVQTIAIKQGPVFFTSVRNQKAETLGPIIKDHLPTSTPLFTDQGYPWLWGIYRNHRSVNHSARSKDNRYRWARNRWSKSGVHSQVAEGNHRVLKTAFASYGWIHPKYSTLYLNEFSFIKNAGVFGLDVLLESGESDNSYRNSHPFPPRAGGSLGKRFGLEGKDNYSFNTRNPNRGPPFLQSRTARSPLALKLEKLQV, encoded by the coding sequence ATGCAAATTTCAAACATTATCAATCCTGCAAGTACTCTACAAAAAAACCGTCTTTTTAACGAATCTCCGACAATTTCCCTAAATTGGTCTGAAATCTCTATATCCCTTAGGTCGAATCCGAACTGCAGGCCCTTTTTCCGCGAAATCCAACCAAAAGAGACTAAGAAAAACCTTTGCAAATCCCTATCTCTAAATTCACCTAACAGTAATTATACTAATTCTAAGCAAAGCCTCCCCTCTATTACACATATCCGCAGAAACAATTCAGGAATCAACATCCCATACTTCACAGCAACCACCAAGAAAATCCTAAATGACTTTTACCCCAAGCATTGCCCGACTCCTGAATGTAAGGGAAGAATTTTAGATAAGGAAATCTCCACTCGACCTGACTTAATACGGTGCCCTCAATGTCGCCATTTAACTTCTCGTCTAAGTTATACACCCCTTCATCACTTCAAACTTCCTATATGGATGTTCGGATACGTTCTCTATGAATCTCTTCTTCAATACCCTAAGGTACTCACCGCAACTGAGATCAGTAAAAGGCTAAAAATAGGATATAAAGCAGCAAGCCTACTCAAGAGAAGATTCCAACTCTTCTCCTCTCAACAGCTACCTAAATATAAAAACCTCACCTACGAAGCCTTAAAGAATGAATTCCAAGACTTCTTACTACCTCCTAATGAGAATACTGACATTTCCAACAAAATGGCTAATAGGCCGTATACATGCGTAGATACAGCCGTTTTATACTCTGCTGGAGAAAGAGCAAATCAAGGTAGGAAACGATATAGTCATAGAGGACAAACCTCTTCTATCTATCTTTCTGAAAAACTAGGTGGAAGGCAGGTTGGAACTCTTGTACAAACAATCGCAATTAAACAAGGTCCCGTTTTCTTCACGTCTGTTAGAAATCAAAAAGCTGAAACTCTAGGACCGATCATTAAAGATCATCTACCGACTTCGACTCCCCTATTCACCGATCAAGGATACCCCTGGCTTTGGGGAATCTATAGAAATCATAGAAGCGTAAATCATTCTGCAAGATCTAAGGATAATCGATATAGATGGGCAAGGAATCGCTGGAGTAAGAGTGGGGTTCATAGTCAAGTAGCCGAAGGAAACCATCGAGTTTTAAAAACCGCATTCGCTTCTTATGGGTGGATTCATCCCAAGTATTCAACATTGTATCTGAATGAATTTAGTTTCATTAAAAATGCCGGTGTATTCGGTTTAGATGTGTTGCTTGAGTCGGGAGAAAGTGATAATTCTTATCGGAATAGTCATCCCTTTCCTCCGAGAGCCGGGGGGAGTCTGGGAAAGCGGTTCGGATTGGAGGGAAAGGATAACTATTCATTTAATACTCGGAATCCGAACCGAGGACCACCTTTCCTCCAATCCAGAACCGCTCGCTCCCCCCTCGCTCTAAAATTAGAAAAACTTCAAGTATAG